One window of Hydractinia symbiolongicarpus strain clone_291-10 chromosome 3, HSymV2.1, whole genome shotgun sequence genomic DNA carries:
- the LOC130636107 gene encoding cell adhesion molecule DSCAML1-like codes for MKKKNKNFTWLLFTWAVILEKSFIQGKIMARLALKKEPEDLLFLNTMPSKLKCHADGYPKPQISWLDEKGSTVQPIDGIRYVSGGDLHFNAFEANQYMASAHRTKYRCNISSEVGTIVSKEIRVRAVIDERYSPVVYHQSAPLEGYAIFRCHLPSDSADYIKVLAWLVTYPGGAKKRTILSGMSIDGFTALTNGDMVVDDVLKIHEEFKFSCISQNILNNVTLTSSQGRIFSNEPTPFSPINFIRPQDQTIYAGETLTLNCHASSYPLPTFVWYKNGVTLDLKDPVKIITGGSIKIIRSTVQDQGKYTCKIIYEENETTFDVTVFIKVPLSMTEVPKLVSTLRKKTVMFSCEGTGTKPMTIEWRKNGALLRTGDHVSVRTNRLMIFDVTKKDEGVYQCIISNNFEQVQASTRLIVNAVLPAIISLTANQTVQARSLVTLTCQCKGQPLPKFTWLKDGKPVEVEKDGLSVSERKGANNIVIFLLNIRNVQTKFSATYTCVAKNRVGRESAETFLRVEGPPKIIEFTQNVYGITGRTLTIDCKGKGFPQVTHEWFKNGIEVYANDRISLHTNGSLQIRRFSASDEGTYWCVVKNKHGKHQDIVKVAVLDPPQIRPFSLTPELVGKRAQYLCTAQGSNVGLQISWYKNGLEAKKIKGVKIMDLSISKALTFEHIMTSHRGRYTCVVENKAGKASYSADLVVYEKPVFYMKPTDTTVLDAHPVQLFCSATGFPVPQITWFRRTINGALHPVNLDHRVQQLHNGSLILSAAQASDNGRYVCQASFFNRKMVPDPLVKEIRLVVRVPARITTTSSLVARGLKSTSVDLFCSSSGTPVLKLKWFKNGLIISTENHLKYFSYQSQGHETQPPTLNSSLEIRNLIQTDTGNYECMATNAYGSQNTRFEVYVEEKPYKPSAVEQISSTSRSMQIKWEPGFDGNSRINQSRVEVKKVWEDWSMASIYRINGSTTNYLVRNLHPGNTYTVRVKSMNKHGISDWSQETRLSTKEEAPSAPPTHVSINALVKNQLSIKWEAPEASKRNGILTNYRIFYASPNLNHDFSLLNLTVGNTKSCVLTNLLPYTVYRIQVQALTKAGGGPLSLVKYGKTLEGVPSLPPPSVSVQTISSQHILVRWQRVPSNTVNGVLKGYKVIYTDTERKETFENDVKNTLQAHLTGLNKFTMYIIGVLAYTSTGNGVMSDPMYKRTDQDVPEKPAQFTVVPAGPTKLVISWSPPLHPNGILTAYVLYYNDIQVEDAVAKTIIPNENVNFVLRDLTLGKKYRIWLTAKTIKGEGKSTMKVVAQTTKRAPAKIITHRYVMYRPRGSDVTLSCTAVGYPKPSISWHKVNPSSSYHKQRRWLATDSPRRLFNIQKKDSGKYNCTAMNLYGSDWNIVTLVVQVVPSAPDNVTVKLIKQYQINVSWTPGNDGKSVIINHRVQYLISGKHKKWQTVILPGRRLWFIITNVTNFVAYFRVACENSVGVGDYYPPLKLVISGTGVNKYAGTTIFDASGKKKSNTLRYIMQPLLISVVVIATILIILLFIASWDRNERRIRKPKCYRLCFCSCRRKHDFIDDPYGEPGLPWPWNIRSNQHSGAFGMDDVLLGACDEQLEFKYAPAYSLEENSTDSLKKKFNKANACNFEPVVLFTPSKSNNNRSYPDGTKHTKLAEDKIEHNTLDGRNNIVSDDKINKHCANRNDDYETTSIIEKYLRSQKEFEPKNSNNIHIIENPRDSYISENESVDVVKQPIRMRGPADGVSDKHSPPQFEDIPKQNTWNGDAPRALLRGSSPTKRGRRGRNRKSLDSLILKALEDIEEKQILANESVSDSKDLQQHAATVIKELLANPPRSYDSVSSTCSSSVGELRRAFEFGKKYGLQDYNVPPYVLDSEEEDELDFQAHEILLDKLDLANFSEMPRDLNDMMVRIPLPVRMEESLQNDSNSETEDEETTHMRREQSLV; via the exons atgaagaaaaaaaacaaaaatttcacatGGCTACTTTTTACCTGGGCTGTTATATTGGAGAAAAGTTTCATACAAG GCAAAATAATGGCAAGACTCGCTTTAAAAAAAGAGCCTGAAGATCTTCTCTTTCTAAACACAATGCCATCAAAATTAAAGTGCCATGCCGACGGCTATCCGAAACCGCAAATCAGCTGGCTTGACGAGAAAGGCTCGACAGTTCAACCAATTGATGGTATAAGATACGTAAGTGGTGGAGATCTGCATTTCAACGCGTTTGAAGCAAACCAATACATGGCATCAGCACATAGAACAAAATACAGGTGCAATATATCCAGCGAAGTTGGTACTATTGTTAGTAAAGAAATTCGTGTAAGAGCAG taATTGACGAACGGTACTCTCCAGTCGTCTACCACCAATCCGCACCACTCGAAGGGTATGCTATCTTTAGATGTCACTTACCCAGTGACAGCGCAGACTACATAAAAGTGTTAGCATGGTTGGTTACATATCCTGGTGGAGCAAAGAAACGCACAATTCTGTCAGGGATGTCGATTGACGGATTTACCGCGTTGACAAATGGAGATATGGTTGTCGATGATGTACTGAAAATCCATGAAGAATTCAAGTTTTCTTGCATCAGTCAAAATATTCTAAACAATGTCACTCTAACCAGTTCGCAAGGAAGAATTTTTTCTAACG AACCTACACCTTTTAGTCCGATCAATTTTATACGTCCACAAGATCAAACAATTTACGCTGGAGAGACTTTAACTTTAAACTGTCACGCTTCCTCTTATCCTTTACCTACGTTTGTCTGGTACAAAAATGGCGTAACACTTGATTTAAAAGATCCCGTCAAAATTATTACTGGTGGGTCTATAAAAATTATTCGTTCGACTGTTCAAGATCAGGGGAAGTATACTTGCAAGATTATATACGAGGAAAACGAGACAACGTTTGATGTCACTGTGTTTATTAAAG TTCCCCTTTCAATGACAGAAGTGCCGAAATTAGTTTCAACGCTCCGTAAAAAGACAGTAATGTTTTCATGCGAAGGAACTGGTACAAAACCCATGACCATAGAATGGAGAAAAAACGGAGCACTTTTGCGTACAGGAGACCATGTTTCTGTTCGCACCAACAGGTTAATGATTTTTGATGTCACAAAAAAAGACGAGGGAGTGTACCAATGTATAATAAGCAACAACTTTGAGCAGGTTCAAGCTTCAACACGGTTAATTGTAAATG CTGTTCTTCCTGCTATTATTTCGCTCACAGCAAACCAAACAGTACAAGCACGATCCCTGGTCACACTCACCTGTCAATGTAAGGGCCAGCCACTTCCAAAATTCACTTGGTTAAAGGATGGAAAACCTGTGGAAGTTGAGAAAGATGGACTCTCAGTGTCGGAGAGAAAAGGGGCGAATAATATCGTTATATTTTTGCTTAACATACGAAATGTGCAGACAAAATTTTCAGCCACATACACGTGCGTTGCGAAAAACCGGGTAGGGAGAGAGAGTGCGGAAACATTTCTTCGAGTGGAAG GCCCACcaaaaataattgaatttacacaaaatgtatatGGTATCACAGGACGCACTTTAACTATAGACTGCAAGGGGAAAGGTTTTCCACAAGTTACACATGAATGGTTTAAAAATGGAATTGAAGTTTATGCAAATGATCGTATCTCTTTGCATACAAACGGCTCTTTACAAATCAGACGATTTTCTGCAAGCGACGAAGGAACGTATTGGTgtgttgtgaaaaataaacatggaAAACATCAAGATATTGTCAAAGTTGCTGTGCTAG atCCACCACAGATAAGGCCTTTTAGCCTGACACCTGAGTTAGTTGGAAAGCGCGCGCAGTATCTTTGCACCGCGCAGGGTAGCAATGTTGGACTTCAAATATCTTGGTATAAGAATGGACTGGaggcaaaaaaaatcaaaggggTTAAAATTATGGATCTCTCAATATCAAAAGCGTTGACTTTTGAGCACATTATGACGTCCCATAGAGGCAGATATACATGTGTAGTAGAAAATAAAGCTGGGAAAGCAAGTTATTCTGCTGACTTAGTTGTTTATG AAAAACCTGTTTTCTATATGAAGCCAACAGATACTACTGTACTCGACGCACATCCTGTTCAACTTTTTTGCTCTGCAACTGGTTTTCCTGTTCCACAAATCACTTGGTTTAGAAGAACAATCAATGGAGCGTTGCATCCAGTAAACTTAGATCATCGCGTACAGCAACTCCACAACGGGTCACTTATCTTATCAGCGGCACAAGCGTCCGACAATGGTAGATACGTGTGCCAAGCTTCGTTTTTTAACAGAAAGATGGTGCCTGACCCACTCGTTAAAGAAATTCGCCTAGTTGTAAGAG TACCAGCCAGAATAACCACCACATCATCTCTTGTTGCAAGAGGATTGAAATCGACTTCAGTGGATTTATTTTGCTCCTCATCGGGAACACCTGTGTTAAAATTGAAATGGTTTAAAAATGGACTCATTATATCAACAGAAAACCATTTGAAATATTTCAGTTATCAGAGTCAAGGTCACGAAACACAGCCACCGACATTGAATTCATCGTTAGAAATTCGAAACCTTATACAAACGGATACTGGTAACTACGAATGTATGGCTACCAATGCTTATGGCTCACAGAACACAAGATTTGAAGTTTATGTCGaag AGAAACCATACAAGCCGTCAGCTGTTGAACAAATTAGCTCCACATCAAGATCTATGCAAATCAAGTGGGAACCAGGTTTTGATGGCAATTCCCGAATCAATCAATCCCGGGTTGAAGTAAAGAAGGTATGGGAAGACTGGAGCATGGCAAGTATTTACAGAATAAATGGAAGTACAACAAATTATTTGGTTCGCAATCTACACCCGGGTAATACGTACACTGTTAGAGTGAAATCTATGAATAAACATGGCATAAGTGATTGGAGTCAAGAGACTCGTTTGTCTACAAAAGAAGAAG CACCATCAGCACCACCAACGCACGTGTCAATAAATGCTCTTGTAAAGAATCAGCTTTCCATAAAATGGGAG GCACCAGAAGCGAGTAAGAGAAATGGTATCTTAACGAACTATCGAATTTTTTATGCGTCTCCTAACTTAAACCACGACTTCTCATTACTCAATCTGACGGTTGGCAACACGAAAAGCTGTGTTTTGACGAATCTCCTACCGTATACCGTGTACCGTATTCAAGTACAAGCTCTCACCAAGGCGGGTGGGGGGCCACTATCTTTGGTAAAGTACGGAAAAACTCTAGAAGGAG TACCATCCCTACCACCTCCATCTGTTAGTGTCCAAACTATCAGTTCACAACACATTCTGGTGAGATGGCAAAGAGTACCTTCAAATACTGTGAATGGTGTGCTCAAGGGTTACAAAGTCATATATACAGACACGGAGAGGAAAGAAACATTTGAAAACGATGTCAAAAATACATTGCAAGCACATCTGACAGGACTGAATAAGTTTACTATGTACATAATAGGGGTGCTGGCGTACACCAGCACTGGTAATGGAGTAATGAGTGATCCTATGTATAAAAGAACGGATCAGGATG TTCCAGAAAAACCTGCGCAATTCACTGTAGTTCCTGCTGGTCCAACAAAACTAGTTATTTCATGGTCCCCTCCTTTACATCCTAATGGTATTCTCACCGCTTATGTGCTCTATTACAACGACATACAAGTAGAAGATGCAGTTGCGAAAACCATCATTCCAAATGAAAACGTTAATTTTGTTCTACGAGATCTCACATTAGGCAAGAAATACAGGATTTGGTTGACGGCCAAGACAATAAAAGGCGAAGGGAAGAGCACAATGAAAGTTGTAGCACAAACTACAAAGCGTG CCCCTGCAAAAATCATTACCCATCGATATGTAATGTACCGTCCGAGAGGAAGTGACGTCACTTTATCGTGCACTGCTGTTGGCTACCCAAAACCTAGTATATCATGGCACAAAGTTAATCCATCTTCTTCATACCATAAACAGAGACGATGGTTAGCAACGGACAGTCCTCGAAGGTTGTTTAATATTCAAAAGAAAGATTCTGGCAAATATAATTGCACAGCTATGAATCTGTATGGAAGTGATTGGAACATAGTTACACTTGTCGTGCAAG TGGTACCGTCTGCACCAGATAACGTGACAGTCAAATTGATCAAGCAGTACCAGATCAACGTATCATGGACACCTGGTAACGATGGCAAAAGTGTTATTATTAACCACCGTGTGCAGTACCTCATATCAGGAAAACATAAAAAGTGGCAGACAGTTATATTGCCTGGTCGTCGACTCTGGTTTATAATAACCAATGTCACCAACTTTGTCGCATACTTTCGTGTAGCATGTGAAAATAGTGTGGGCGTGGGTGATTATTACCCTCCTTTGAAGTTAGTGATATCAGGGACTG gcGTGAATAAATATGCTGGAACGACTATATTTGATGcatcaggaaagaaaaagtccAATACGCTACGATATATAATGCAACCTTTGCTAATTTCGGTTGTTGTCATAGCAACAATTctgattatattattatttattgcaTCATGGGATAGGAATGAACGACGTATACGAA aaCCAAAGTGTTATCGATTGTGTTTTTGCTCTTGTCGAAGAAAACATGATTTTATTGATGATCCTTATGGCGAGCCGGGGCTTCCTTGGCCGTGGAACATCAGAAG CAACCAACATAGTGGAGCATTTGGTATGGATGACGTCTTACTTGGCGCATGTGACGAACAGTTGGAATTTAAATACGCTCCTGCATATTCTTTGGAAGAAAACAGCacagatagtttaaaaaaaaaatttaataaagcgAATGCTTGCAACTTCGAACCTGTTGTTCTTTTTACGCCAAGTAAATCCAATAACAATCGTAGTTATCCTGACGGGACAAAACATACTAAGTTGGCCGAAGATAAAATTGAACACAATACATTGGATGGTCGTAATAACATTGTAAGCGATGATAAAATCAACAAACATTGTGCCAACAGAAATGACGATTACGAAACAACGTCAATAATTGAGAAATATTTACGTTCGCAAAAGGAATTCGAACCAAAAAACAGTAATAACATCCATATTATTGAAAATCCTAGAGACAGTTATATATCAGAAAACGAATCTGTAGATGTTGTTAAGCAACCTATTCGAATGCGCGGACCTGCAGATGGGGTTTCCGATAAACACTCTCCACCACAGTTTGAAGATATACCAAAGCAAAACACTTGGAATGGTGATGCTCCACGTGCCCTTCTTCGAGGTTCGTCACCCACAAAACGTGGAAGACGTGGAAGAAATCGCAAAAGTTTGGATAGTTTAATATTAAAAGCTTTAGAAGATATTGAAGAAAAACAGATATTAGCAAATGAATCTGTCAGTGATTCGAAAGATTTGCAACAGCATGCTGCTACTGTTATTAAAGAACTTTTAGCAAACCCGCCACGCTCATATGACTCTGTGTCGTCAACTTGTAGCTCCTCTGTTGGCGAACTACGCAGAGCGTTTGAATTTGGTAAAAAATACGGTTTACAAGATTATAACGTTCCTCCGTATGTTTTAGATTCTGAAGAAGAGGACGAACTTGATTTCCAGGCTCACGAGATTTTACTTGATAAACTAGACTTAGCTAACTTTAGTGAAATGCCACGAGATCTAAATGACATGATGGTGAGAATTCCTTTACCTGTTCGCATGGAAGAGTCACTGCAGAACGATAGTAACTCCGAAACCGAAGATGAAGAAACAACACACATGAGGAGAGAGCAATCACTTGTTTAG